One stretch of Zhihengliuella flava DNA includes these proteins:
- a CDS encoding GNAT family N-acetyltransferase, whose protein sequence is MRTAVTGEQQIRALRRTDHELLRVATHTTMNWRGRESFTYRDLDSQPHFSHYTDFRPQRGDFGFVAEYRGNATGVVWCLFLDASSPGYGYVSDDVPELSLCVFSGYRRQGIGARLLGGALEAAQQAGVARVSLSVAAENVAASRLYAAAGFRRAPEALDAGTQVVDLGQR, encoded by the coding sequence GTGAGGACAGCAGTGACGGGGGAGCAACAGATACGGGCGCTGCGGCGGACGGACCATGAGTTGCTGCGGGTGGCAACGCACACCACCATGAACTGGCGCGGCCGCGAGTCCTTCACGTACCGGGATCTCGATTCCCAACCTCACTTCAGCCACTACACCGACTTTCGCCCGCAGCGCGGCGACTTTGGCTTCGTGGCCGAGTATCGCGGAAATGCCACCGGTGTGGTCTGGTGCCTGTTCCTCGATGCGTCCAGCCCGGGCTATGGGTACGTCTCCGACGACGTTCCGGAACTCAGCCTGTGCGTTTTCTCCGGTTACCGCCGGCAGGGTATCGGGGCCCGGCTGCTCGGCGGCGCGTTGGAGGCGGCGCAGCAGGCCGGGGTGGCCCGTGTCTCGCTGAGCGTCGCGGCGGAGAACGTCGCGGCCTCGCGGCTCTACGCCGCGGCGGGGTTTCGGCGCGCGCCGGAAGCGCTCGACGCTGGCACGCAGGTCGTTGACCTCGGGCAGCGTTGA
- a CDS encoding carbon-nitrogen hydrolase family protein: MKLSVAQLNPSGQLEQNLEAVRRLTRRAKADGAELVLFPEETMFTVRHVEGDLRQAVERDWSTFVQQLSLLAAEENIAIIAGGYESSGEPRPYNTVVAIDETGRIVTTYRKVHLFDAFSYQESERIKPGEIDGVGVIEMCGLKLGIMTCYDIRFPELARQLTAAGAEVLLVGAAWFKGDHKIEHWETLLKARAIENTVWVAAAGTCSDNTVGHSAILDPMGLPVDFLSDEQEDLVTVQVSRKRIDEVREFLPVLANRRL; encoded by the coding sequence ATGAAACTGAGTGTGGCACAGCTGAACCCGTCCGGTCAGCTGGAGCAGAACCTAGAGGCCGTGCGCCGATTAACGCGGCGGGCCAAGGCTGACGGGGCCGAACTGGTGCTCTTTCCCGAGGAGACCATGTTTACCGTCCGGCACGTCGAGGGGGACTTGCGGCAGGCGGTGGAGCGGGACTGGTCCACTTTCGTCCAGCAGCTGAGCTTGTTAGCCGCCGAGGAGAACATCGCCATCATCGCCGGCGGCTACGAGTCCAGTGGCGAGCCGCGCCCCTACAACACCGTGGTCGCCATCGATGAAACGGGCCGGATTGTCACCACCTACCGCAAGGTGCACCTCTTCGACGCGTTCTCCTACCAAGAGTCGGAGCGCATTAAGCCGGGAGAAATCGACGGCGTGGGCGTGATCGAGATGTGCGGGCTGAAGCTGGGCATCATGACGTGTTATGACATCCGCTTCCCGGAATTGGCCCGGCAGCTGACCGCGGCCGGAGCGGAGGTGCTGCTGGTGGGGGCGGCCTGGTTCAAGGGCGATCACAAGATTGAGCATTGGGAGACCCTCCTCAAAGCCCGCGCCATCGAAAACACGGTATGGGTGGCGGCGGCAGGCACGTGCTCGGACAATACCGTGGGGCATTCGGCCATTCTGGATCCCATGGGCCTGCCGGTGGATTTCCTCAGCGATGAGCAGGAGGATCTCGTGACGGTGCAGGTCTCCCGCAAGCGCATCGATGAGGTGCGCGAGTTCCTCCCCGTGCTGGCCAACCGCCGCCTTTAG
- a CDS encoding RNA polymerase sigma factor, with translation MAATVTDDVLEEAQRGAPEALTAIYQSLAAPVHGYLAAKGVEDAEGAAQEVFLTVFARLHEVSGGMAGLRTFTFSVAHARMVDATRARARGPRLTEYDAATDPRQAPSPQDEVMNQLAASDLMPALDTLGEDQRECIVLRIVVGMSLEETAHLMGKSVGSIKQLQRRGLKALKTAFEEVKGQ, from the coding sequence GTGGCCGCCACCGTGACGGACGACGTGCTCGAGGAAGCTCAGCGCGGCGCACCGGAGGCGTTGACCGCTATCTACCAGAGCCTTGCCGCTCCGGTTCACGGGTACCTCGCCGCCAAGGGCGTTGAGGACGCCGAGGGTGCCGCCCAGGAGGTGTTTCTCACGGTGTTTGCGCGACTCCATGAAGTCTCCGGTGGGATGGCTGGATTACGCACCTTCACCTTTTCCGTCGCGCACGCGCGCATGGTGGACGCGACCCGCGCCCGGGCGCGCGGCCCACGCCTGACGGAGTACGACGCCGCCACGGACCCTCGCCAGGCCCCGTCACCTCAAGATGAGGTCATGAATCAGCTGGCGGCCTCGGATCTCATGCCGGCGCTGGATACGCTGGGCGAGGATCAGCGCGAGTGCATCGTCCTCCGGATCGTCGTCGGCATGAGCCTTGAGGAAACGGCGCACCTCATGGGCAAGTCCGTCGGTTCGATCAAGCAGCTGCAGCGGCGAGGACTGAAGGCGCTCAAGACGGCGTTTGAGGAGGTGAAGGGCCAGTGA
- a CDS encoding CotH kinase family protein, with amino-acid sequence MTTPRPRRRLATAITAGVAASLLLSSCSGSLADALQIETSAADSASEASQTSSFFNSTDVHEVSVEADQEQLDAALDAYAADGSKEWVEATVTIDGTVYENVGLRLKGNSSLRGTSADSDPTDLPWLIRLDKYVDGQQHAGRADYVVRQNNTETSLNEAVALELIGAAGLETEEAAATRFSVNGAEAQLRLVIDAPDDPLWNESYFTSEGITYEAESSGDYSYRGDAAEDYAEAFSVKDGEEDMTPLIEFLDFVNNSSDEDFAAHLEQYLDVDSFATYLALQDLVGNTDDIDGPGNNSFLRYDEETGQMTVLTWDMNLSFGTMGGMGGGERGQFPGGEAGEDGQFPADGEMPEGFEPLADGEMPEGFEPPAEGEMPEGFEPPAEGERPAPGDGTGTTPDAGGAGGPGGGSNPLVERFLADEGFAELYSEAQERLQSELIDSGAAEDIVNSWSTLLQDEASDLVEAATVTTEADSILDQLGTSTD; translated from the coding sequence ATGACGACCCCACGCCCACGCCGCCGCCTCGCCACCGCCATCACGGCGGGCGTCGCCGCCTCCCTGTTGCTGTCCAGTTGCTCCGGCTCCCTCGCCGACGCCTTGCAGATCGAGACCAGCGCCGCGGACAGCGCGAGCGAGGCCAGCCAGACGTCGTCGTTCTTTAACAGCACGGACGTCCACGAGGTCAGTGTGGAGGCCGATCAAGAACAACTCGACGCCGCGCTTGATGCCTACGCGGCCGACGGCAGCAAGGAGTGGGTCGAGGCGACGGTGACGATCGACGGCACGGTCTATGAAAACGTCGGCCTGCGGCTTAAGGGAAACTCCTCGCTGCGCGGCACCAGCGCCGATTCTGACCCCACGGATCTTCCCTGGCTCATTCGGCTGGACAAGTACGTCGACGGGCAACAGCATGCCGGGCGCGCCGACTACGTGGTGCGGCAGAACAACACGGAAACCAGCCTGAACGAAGCCGTGGCCCTGGAACTCATCGGCGCCGCCGGCCTCGAGACGGAAGAGGCCGCCGCCACCCGATTCAGCGTTAACGGGGCGGAGGCGCAACTGCGCCTCGTCATCGATGCGCCGGATGACCCGCTCTGGAACGAGTCCTACTTCACGAGCGAGGGCATCACTTACGAGGCGGAGTCCAGCGGGGACTACAGCTACCGGGGCGACGCCGCCGAGGACTACGCGGAGGCCTTCAGCGTCAAGGATGGCGAGGAGGACATGACGCCGCTGATCGAGTTCCTCGACTTCGTGAACAACTCCAGCGACGAGGACTTCGCGGCACACCTCGAGCAGTACCTCGACGTCGACTCGTTCGCCACCTACCTGGCGCTGCAGGATCTCGTGGGCAACACCGATGACATCGACGGCCCGGGCAATAACTCGTTCCTGCGCTACGACGAGGAGACGGGCCAGATGACGGTCCTCACCTGGGATATGAACCTGTCCTTCGGCACCATGGGTGGCATGGGTGGGGGCGAGCGAGGTCAGTTCCCGGGCGGGGAGGCCGGCGAAGACGGCCAATTCCCGGCCGACGGAGAGATGCCCGAGGGCTTCGAACCACTTGCCGACGGCGAAATGCCCGAAGGGTTCGAGCCCCCTGCCGAGGGCGAAATGCCCGAAGGGTTCGAGCCGCCCGCCGAGGGTGAGAGGCCCGCGCCCGGGGACGGCACGGGCACGACCCCTGATGCCGGCGGTGCCGGCGGCCCCGGAGGCGGCTCCAACCCGCTGGTCGAGCGATTCCTCGCGGACGAGGGGTTCGCGGAACTCTACAGCGAGGCGCAGGAGCGGCTGCAGTCCGAGCTCATCGATTCGGGGGCTGCCGAGGACATCGTCAACTCGTGGAGCACGCTGCTGCAGGACGAGGCCTCAGACCTCGTCGAAGCGGCCACGGTCACCACCGAGGCGGACTCGATTCTGGATCAGCTGGGCACGTCCACCGACTAG
- a CDS encoding polyphosphate polymerase domain-containing protein — translation MISPVASLPSVDLETMNAAAALQHRTDRKYILGTGTAERVLADLPDGSRVLEIAGRRDFGYHSVYFDTEDLASYHLSAHRRRRRFKVRTRTYEDTGSSFLELKTRGGRGQTIKERIAHPPGHAQTLTPTGRRYLAERLDAAWGHCPEGLEQLHPVLTSRYRRQSVLLPEGAGRITVDTGLIWEDTADPDHAFTLSDQVILETKSAGAAGPLDRLLWRAGIRPVRISKFATGLAVLHPHLPANRWHRTLTQHRVRRLTPTGAPR, via the coding sequence ATGATCTCCCCCGTCGCCTCCCTACCGAGCGTCGACCTGGAGACCATGAACGCCGCCGCCGCGCTCCAGCACCGCACGGACCGCAAGTACATCCTCGGCACCGGCACCGCCGAGCGGGTCCTCGCGGACCTGCCGGATGGCAGCCGCGTCCTCGAGATCGCTGGCCGGCGGGACTTCGGCTACCACTCCGTCTACTTCGACACCGAAGACCTGGCCAGCTACCACCTCTCCGCGCACCGGAGGCGGCGTCGCTTCAAGGTGCGCACGCGCACCTACGAGGACACGGGAAGCAGCTTCCTGGAACTCAAGACGCGCGGAGGGCGCGGACAGACCATCAAAGAACGGATCGCCCACCCGCCCGGCCACGCGCAGACCCTGACCCCTACCGGCCGGCGCTACCTCGCCGAGCGACTCGACGCCGCCTGGGGACACTGCCCGGAGGGCTTGGAGCAGCTACATCCCGTGCTCACCTCGCGCTACCGCCGCCAGAGCGTCCTGCTTCCGGAGGGTGCCGGCCGCATCACCGTGGACACCGGGCTGATCTGGGAGGACACCGCCGATCCTGACCACGCGTTCACGTTGAGCGACCAAGTCATTCTGGAAACCAAGTCCGCCGGCGCAGCGGGCCCGTTGGACCGGCTGCTCTGGAGAGCCGGCATTCGCCCCGTCCGCATCTCCAAGTTCGCCACGGGCCTCGCCGTCCTCCATCCACACCTGCCCGCCAACCGCTGGCACCGCACCCTGACCCAACACCGCGTACGCCGCCTCACCCCCACAGGAGCCCCACGATGA
- a CDS encoding DUF4956 domain-containing protein — translation MNLLLAAGVNLLAILLLTFGLYLRRHRRRDLAVSYMGINIGVFGVAATLSGSSIGLGVGMGLFGVLSIIRLRSNELEQHEIAYYFSALAIGLIAGLNQTPLWLTIALVGLILTVMAVADHARVLPTYRQQSVILDRAIADEAELHARLEALLGGRVHSAVTQQLDLINDKTVVNVRFSVPERSLTTANHEVLPAERSHA, via the coding sequence GTGAATTTGTTGCTAGCCGCCGGCGTCAACCTGCTGGCCATCCTGTTGCTGACCTTCGGCCTCTACCTGCGCCGCCACCGCCGCCGCGACCTCGCCGTCTCCTATATGGGCATCAACATCGGTGTCTTCGGTGTGGCGGCCACGCTCAGCGGTTCCAGCATCGGCCTCGGCGTCGGCATGGGCCTGTTCGGTGTCCTGTCCATCATCCGCTTGCGCTCCAACGAGCTCGAGCAGCATGAGATCGCCTACTACTTCTCGGCTCTGGCCATCGGCCTGATTGCCGGCCTCAATCAGACACCGCTCTGGCTGACCATCGCGCTCGTTGGGCTCATCCTGACGGTCATGGCGGTGGCCGATCACGCCCGCGTGCTGCCCACCTACCGCCAGCAGAGCGTCATTCTGGACCGCGCAATCGCCGACGAGGCCGAGCTGCACGCACGCCTCGAAGCCCTGCTGGGCGGGCGCGTCCACTCCGCCGTGACGCAGCAGCTGGATCTGATCAATGACAAGACGGTGGTCAACGTCCGCTTCTCCGTCCCGGAACGGTCCCTGACGACAGCGAATCACGAGGTGCTGCCGGCGGAACGGAGCCACGCATGA
- a CDS encoding CoA-binding protein — protein sequence MSTETRTWEGPGAAERLGILRNTKSIAIVGASNKPSRASYFVATYLLSSSKYTVYFVNPVADEILGQPVYKSLADLPEAPDLVEVFRKHDDLPTVLEEAKAVGAKTLWLQLGSWHEEVARDAEAAGLNVVMDRCVKIEHARFHGGLHLAGFNTGVISSKRQQLA from the coding sequence ATGAGCACGGAAACCCGCACGTGGGAGGGCCCCGGCGCAGCCGAGCGGCTGGGCATCCTGCGCAACACAAAGTCCATCGCGATCGTCGGCGCGTCCAACAAGCCCTCCCGCGCCAGTTACTTTGTGGCCACGTACCTGCTGTCCTCCTCGAAGTACACCGTCTACTTTGTGAACCCGGTGGCGGACGAGATCCTCGGCCAGCCGGTCTACAAGTCGCTGGCGGACCTGCCGGAAGCCCCGGATCTGGTCGAGGTGTTCCGCAAACACGATGACCTTCCCACCGTGCTGGAGGAGGCCAAAGCCGTCGGCGCCAAAACGCTGTGGCTGCAGCTGGGATCCTGGCACGAGGAGGTGGCCCGGGACGCCGAGGCGGCCGGCCTCAACGTCGTGATGGATCGGTGCGTGAAGATTGAGCACGCGCGCTTCCACGGCGGGCTGCACCTCGCTGGCTTCAACACGGGCGTGATCAGCTCCAAGCGCCAACAGCTGGCGTAG
- a CDS encoding O-acetylhomoserine aminocarboxypropyltransferase/cysteine synthase family protein — protein sequence MTDHQFGFRTRALHAGGTPDAEHGARAVPIFQSTSFVFKDTDDAANLFALQKYGNIYSRIGNPTVAAFEERMAALEGGIGAVATASGMSAEFVTFAALAQAGDHIVASSRLYGGTITQLDVSLRRFGIETTFVDSTEAADFAAAIQPNTKAVYTEVVSNPSGTVVDLPGLADVAHAAGVPLVVDSTLTPPYLLRPIEHGADIVIHSATKFLGGHGTTLGGVVIESGRFNWGNGNFPTMTEPVPSYGNVSWWANFGEYGFLTKLRSEQLRDFGPSLPAQSAFQLLQGVETLAQRMEEHVSNARRVAEWLEADPRVSYVNYAGLASHPQYERAQALFPRGISSVFSFGVQGGRAAGATFIESLQLASHLANIGDARTLVLHPASTTHQQLTPEQLVAGGVPEDLIRLSVGIEDVDDILWDLDQALDASQRAASSSVTEYDGAACAVPSPAPAAVAGAANAQAGAAQ from the coding sequence ATGACCGACCACCAGTTCGGGTTCCGCACCCGCGCACTGCACGCCGGCGGGACGCCGGATGCCGAGCACGGCGCCCGGGCCGTGCCGATCTTCCAGTCCACGAGCTTCGTTTTTAAGGACACGGACGACGCCGCCAACCTGTTCGCGCTGCAAAAGTACGGCAACATTTACTCGCGCATCGGGAACCCGACCGTCGCGGCCTTCGAGGAGCGCATGGCCGCTCTGGAGGGCGGCATTGGGGCGGTCGCGACGGCGTCGGGCATGTCCGCGGAGTTCGTCACCTTCGCGGCGCTCGCCCAGGCGGGCGACCACATCGTCGCTTCCTCACGCCTGTACGGGGGCACCATCACGCAGCTGGATGTGAGCCTGCGCCGCTTCGGCATCGAGACCACGTTCGTGGACTCCACGGAGGCCGCCGACTTCGCCGCCGCCATCCAGCCGAACACCAAGGCCGTGTACACCGAGGTGGTGTCCAACCCGTCCGGCACCGTGGTCGACCTGCCGGGCCTGGCCGACGTCGCGCACGCCGCCGGCGTTCCCCTCGTGGTGGACTCCACGCTCACGCCGCCGTACCTCCTGCGGCCGATCGAGCACGGCGCGGATATCGTCATTCACTCCGCCACCAAGTTCTTGGGCGGGCACGGCACCACGCTCGGCGGCGTGGTGATTGAGTCCGGGCGTTTCAACTGGGGCAACGGCAACTTCCCCACCATGACGGAGCCGGTGCCGAGCTACGGCAACGTTTCCTGGTGGGCGAACTTCGGCGAGTACGGCTTCCTGACCAAGCTACGCAGCGAGCAGCTGCGCGACTTCGGCCCCTCGCTCCCGGCCCAGTCCGCGTTCCAGCTGTTGCAGGGCGTGGAGACGCTGGCCCAGCGCATGGAAGAACACGTCTCCAATGCGCGCCGGGTGGCCGAATGGCTGGAGGCGGATCCGCGCGTCAGCTACGTCAACTACGCGGGGCTTGCGTCCCACCCACAGTACGAACGGGCGCAGGCTCTGTTCCCGCGGGGCATCAGCTCGGTCTTCAGCTTCGGTGTCCAGGGCGGACGCGCAGCGGGGGCGACGTTCATTGAGTCGCTCCAGTTGGCCAGCCACCTAGCCAATATTGGCGACGCGCGCACGCTGGTGCTGCACCCGGCCTCCACCACCCACCAGCAGCTCACGCCGGAGCAGCTGGTCGCGGGCGGCGTGCCGGAGGATCTCATCCGCCTGTCCGTGGGGATCGAGGACGTCGACGACATCCTCTGGGACTTGGACCAAGCGCTGGACGCCTCCCAGCGGGCGGCGTCGTCGTCCGTGACCGAGTACGACGGCGCCGCGTGCGCCGTGCCGAGCCCCGCACCGGCCGCCGTGGCCGGCGCCGCGAACGCCCAGGCAGGAGCCGCCCAATGA
- the sfnG gene encoding dimethylsulfone monooxygenase SfnG, protein MSASISPVADLETPLKFAYWVPNVSGGLVVSTIEQRTSWDFDYNKKLAQIAEHSGFEYALTQTRYAASYGADKQHEATSFSLALLGATERLNIISAVHPGMWHPGVLAKFIITADHISGGRSAVNIVSGWLKDEFTKFGLPWLEHDARYDRTQEFIDILRGLWTEQGFSYSGDYYNIDEFTLNPAPLDIPGRAHPEIFFGGNSTAAQAAAGKTADWYFSNGRSLEGFQENIAGVVAAAASGARRAPQPPKFGLNGFVIARDSEAEATETLREIIAKAHRPAVEGFAEAVKEAGQSTQDGKGMWADSTFEDMVQYNDGFRSKLIGTPEQIAERIIEFKKIGVNLMLTCYLHFQEEVEAFGRDVLPIVRELEADLARQHGTELNTDLLPVTHFEGATA, encoded by the coding sequence ATGAGCGCTTCTATCAGCCCGGTCGCCGATCTGGAGACCCCTCTCAAATTTGCCTATTGGGTGCCCAACGTCTCCGGTGGGCTCGTCGTCTCCACGATCGAGCAGCGCACCAGTTGGGACTTCGACTACAACAAGAAGCTGGCCCAGATCGCGGAACACTCCGGTTTCGAGTACGCGCTGACGCAGACGCGCTACGCCGCCAGCTACGGTGCCGACAAGCAGCACGAGGCCACCAGCTTTTCCCTGGCCCTGCTCGGCGCCACGGAGCGGCTGAACATCATCTCCGCGGTGCACCCCGGCATGTGGCACCCGGGCGTGCTGGCCAAGTTCATCATCACCGCGGACCACATCTCCGGCGGGCGCTCCGCCGTGAACATCGTCTCCGGCTGGCTCAAGGACGAATTCACCAAGTTCGGCCTGCCGTGGCTGGAGCACGACGCACGGTATGACCGCACGCAGGAATTCATCGACATCCTCCGCGGGCTGTGGACCGAGCAGGGATTCTCCTACTCCGGCGACTACTACAACATCGATGAATTCACCCTGAACCCCGCCCCGCTGGACATCCCCGGGCGCGCGCACCCGGAGATTTTCTTCGGCGGCAACTCGACGGCCGCCCAGGCCGCCGCGGGCAAGACGGCCGACTGGTATTTCTCCAACGGCCGCTCCCTCGAGGGCTTCCAGGAGAACATCGCCGGCGTCGTGGCCGCCGCCGCGTCCGGTGCCCGCCGGGCACCCCAGCCGCCGAAGTTCGGCCTGAACGGGTTCGTCATCGCCCGCGATAGCGAGGCCGAGGCCACGGAGACGCTGCGGGAGATTATCGCCAAGGCGCACCGGCCGGCCGTCGAGGGCTTCGCCGAGGCCGTCAAGGAGGCCGGGCAGTCCACGCAGGACGGCAAGGGCATGTGGGCAGACTCGACGTTTGAGGACATGGTCCAGTACAACGACGGCTTCCGGTCCAAGCTGATCGGCACCCCGGAACAGATCGCCGAGCGCATCATCGAATTCAAGAAGATCGGCGTGAACCTCATGCTCACCTGCTACCTGCACTTCCAGGAGGAAGTCGAAGCCTTCGGCCGCGACGTGCTGCCGATCGTTCGCGAGCTGGAGGCGGACTTGGCCCGCCAGCACGGCACCGAGCTGAACACCGACCTGCTGCCTGTCACCCACTTCGAAGGAGCTACCGCCTAA
- a CDS encoding ZIP family metal transporter: protein MPEWIVAFSVGAAGGLALLIGSAAAWFFRVPQKVVAAIMAFGAGVLLAALAFELVGEAVETGGLWPTVFGLLAGAVVFVATNALLAARGARHRKRSGAQQPAEQDVPGSGTAIAVGALLDGIPESLVLGLSMVTAGAVNPAMLGAVFLSNIPEGLSSTAGMKRAQRPASYIFGIWAGLTVLCGVASLVGFLALESAPPALVAGINAIAAGAILAMIVDTMIPEAFEDQHLATGIAATAGFSAALCLDFL, encoded by the coding sequence ATGCCCGAATGGATCGTGGCGTTCTCCGTCGGTGCGGCCGGCGGTCTGGCCCTGTTGATCGGCTCCGCCGCCGCGTGGTTCTTCCGGGTGCCGCAAAAGGTGGTCGCCGCGATCATGGCCTTCGGCGCCGGGGTCCTCTTGGCGGCTCTGGCCTTCGAGCTCGTCGGTGAAGCGGTGGAGACCGGGGGACTCTGGCCCACCGTGTTCGGGCTGCTCGCCGGCGCCGTCGTCTTCGTGGCCACCAACGCGCTGCTCGCGGCGCGCGGTGCCCGGCACCGCAAACGCTCCGGCGCCCAGCAACCGGCGGAACAGGACGTCCCCGGCAGCGGCACGGCGATCGCCGTCGGCGCCCTACTGGACGGGATTCCGGAGTCCCTGGTGCTCGGCCTGTCGATGGTGACGGCTGGCGCGGTGAACCCCGCAATGCTCGGCGCCGTGTTCCTCTCCAACATCCCGGAGGGCCTCTCCAGCACGGCCGGCATGAAGCGGGCGCAGCGCCCCGCCTCCTACATCTTCGGCATCTGGGCGGGCCTGACCGTGCTGTGTGGCGTGGCGTCTTTGGTGGGGTTCCTGGCGCTCGAATCCGCGCCGCCAGCGCTGGTGGCCGGCATCAACGCGATCGCCGCCGGGGCCATCTTGGCCATGATCGTCGACACCATGATCCCGGAGGCCTTCGAGGATCAGCACCTCGCCACCGGCATCGCCGCGACGGCCGGCTTCTCGGCCGCGCTGTGCCTCGACTTTCTCTAG
- a CDS encoding DNA glycosylase AlkZ-like family protein — MLELSAAEARRAVVNAHFAVPAAHASDVLENERLIQLDGISRVDKAHRLTVAARLSARHRAQGYDAGLWGSATARSFETFTDVACLFPLGDWPLFELSRRGFRDRMAAKGTTPPPELKDSILRIVADAEGGATIGDIEDGGPRGGSWGWSERQKAAEFMLWCGELVCTRRSGIKRLFDLPASRIPAHLLNAELSEQRMLTGLVASALRALGLATVPDLRRHYRLSADEVRRGLEGAGAVVVRVEGWGEEAYALAEPDTSVVPTTPSRGSRMIGPFDNLLRNRKRAARIFGYEYLFEAYVPQAKRTYGAYVLSVLHGDRFVARADAQRQGRDVHLHRVFGEPGVPGRIVDAAVRRAGNHLAKQLGGELVRSQG; from the coding sequence ATGCTTGAGTTGTCCGCAGCGGAGGCCCGCCGCGCCGTCGTCAACGCCCACTTCGCCGTGCCCGCCGCGCACGCGTCCGACGTGCTGGAGAACGAACGCCTCATCCAACTCGACGGCATCAGCCGGGTGGACAAGGCCCACCGGTTGACCGTCGCCGCGCGCCTGAGTGCGCGGCACCGCGCGCAGGGGTACGACGCCGGGCTCTGGGGCAGTGCCACTGCCCGTTCCTTTGAGACGTTCACGGACGTCGCCTGCCTGTTTCCGCTGGGGGACTGGCCCCTGTTTGAGCTTTCCCGGCGCGGCTTTCGGGACCGGATGGCCGCGAAAGGGACCACCCCTCCACCAGAGTTGAAGGACAGCATCCTGCGGATCGTCGCCGACGCCGAGGGCGGGGCCACCATTGGGGACATCGAAGACGGCGGCCCGCGCGGCGGTAGCTGGGGCTGGAGCGAACGGCAAAAGGCCGCGGAGTTCATGCTCTGGTGCGGGGAGCTCGTGTGCACGCGGCGCAGCGGGATTAAACGCCTCTTCGACCTGCCGGCCTCCCGCATCCCCGCCCACCTGTTGAACGCTGAGCTCAGCGAGCAGCGGATGCTCACCGGGCTGGTGGCCTCCGCGCTGCGCGCCCTCGGCCTCGCCACGGTCCCGGACCTGCGCCGGCACTACCGCCTCAGCGCCGATGAGGTGCGCCGCGGGCTGGAAGGCGCCGGCGCCGTCGTCGTCCGGGTTGAGGGGTGGGGTGAGGAGGCCTATGCCCTCGCCGAGCCGGACACGTCCGTGGTGCCGACGACGCCGTCGCGCGGCAGCCGGATGATCGGGCCCTTCGATAACTTGCTGCGGAACCGGAAGCGGGCCGCCCGCATCTTCGGGTACGAGTACCTGTTTGAGGCGTACGTGCCGCAGGCCAAGCGCACCTATGGTGCCTACGTTCTCTCCGTCCTGCACGGGGACCGATTTGTGGCGCGGGCCGACGCGCAGCGGCAGGGGCGCGACGTGCACTTGCACCGGGTGTTCGGTGAGCCGGGCGTTCCAGGGCGCATCGTCGACGCCGCGGTGCGCCGGGCCGGGAACCATTTGGCGAAGCAGCTCGGCGGCGAGCTGGTGAGGAGTCAGGGATGA
- a CDS encoding DUF2087 domain-containing protein, translating to MSELKRLAAVLANADQRRVLARLLLGEEAEPELDRVKPKAREKTRRALLDAGLAEDSGGVLALRESVFKELLAAEAPPRREGLDRFRQGARVVQWPAQQAERYRLMAQVAAEVLQPGEEVSEAELNGRLVAVHEDTAFVRRYLVDHALVRRAPDGSVYSLSGADEPSS from the coding sequence ATGAGCGAACTCAAGCGGCTGGCCGCGGTGCTGGCGAACGCTGATCAGCGGCGCGTGCTGGCCCGGCTGTTGCTCGGCGAGGAGGCCGAGCCGGAACTCGACCGGGTGAAACCGAAGGCGCGCGAGAAGACCCGCCGCGCACTGTTGGACGCGGGGCTCGCGGAGGACAGCGGTGGCGTGCTGGCGCTCCGCGAGTCAGTGTTCAAGGAGCTCTTGGCCGCCGAGGCCCCGCCGCGCCGGGAGGGCCTCGACCGGTTCCGTCAGGGCGCGCGGGTGGTGCAGTGGCCCGCTCAGCAGGCCGAACGGTACCGATTGATGGCGCAGGTAGCGGCGGAGGTTCTGCAGCCGGGCGAGGAAGTGAGCGAAGCGGAGCTGAATGGTCGGCTCGTTGCTGTGCACGAGGACACCGCGTTCGTGCGGCGGTACCTGGTGGACCACGCGTTGGTGCGGCGCGCACCGGACGGATCCGTCTATTCGCTGTCCGGAGCCGACGAACCGTCATCGTGA